From a region of the Carbonactinospora thermoautotrophica genome:
- a CDS encoding (deoxy)nucleoside triphosphate pyrophosphohydrolase, which yields MGEPVVVVAAAIFADGRLLAAQRAAPEELRGGWELPGGKVEPGEPDELALARECREELGIEIEPYRRLGDDVPIDENAVLRAYAARLVAGTPVPGPDHLALRWLTPASLYDVDWLPADRPVVGHIARVLGELPCEKNQGFIWLEQFWRWERHP from the coding sequence TTGGGAGAACCCGTGGTCGTGGTGGCGGCGGCGATCTTCGCCGACGGCCGGTTGCTGGCCGCCCAGCGGGCGGCGCCGGAGGAACTGCGCGGCGGCTGGGAACTGCCCGGCGGCAAGGTCGAGCCGGGCGAGCCGGACGAGCTGGCGCTCGCCCGCGAGTGCCGGGAGGAGCTGGGGATCGAGATCGAGCCGTACCGGCGGCTGGGCGACGACGTGCCGATCGACGAGAACGCGGTGCTGCGTGCGTACGCTGCCCGCCTGGTCGCCGGCACGCCCGTGCCCGGCCCGGACCACCTGGCGCTCCGCTGGCTCACCCCGGCGAGCCTGTACGACGTGGACTGGCTGCCCGCGGACCGGCCCGTGGTGGGTCACATCGCCCGGGTGCTCGGCGAGCTGCCCTGTGAGAAGAATCAGGGATTTATATGGCTTGAACAGTTTTGGCGCTGGGAAAGGCATCCATGA
- a CDS encoding type 1 periplasmic-binding domain-containing protein — translation MSGNYPATGRGQDLLDLFDELYRKTPRPGAPPLPIVVLVDGVNGPAALDQVQQWCQRAEPYRLICVRIDLAPDDTRTTRELLKTLYSKLVNYGSHPQFGSLKFPRYQLGEWMTELTLLSTNAEEQLAEIRRLLCRRKDVEDVIRPFNEITSVTHLVLNLLPWVNERLLRLALARRGLLRRSIWTPAIDWYEDQEQKAGLAKITHIVRYVNQQAQEDHPAAVAEVDRRLMRAFLEDLRAAYDPARVRRATSRTTNCVVLLGGVDHGAGRDLLRLLAEERLACADGGGLPDPLLVLAVSRRPLPVEAPAAWLPRPANEHAASWLAAWRERFDRAEGRAREVAAYLNIDVSAGRPSYALRRRTAARRIPVPAQLPKRFGGRLPARLAARLPSTRTRPVRLALDEPLPTLEEAVDVRLQVPPAPPEQTRRPRARVAGMMACVLLAGYLVAYTGAAWEGCPDKPRITDPAAVVRAWRTPLGMWRAPNGECIGVSDGSAPFSAATADVERLIHEQNTRVVSIPRQVQPPYVTVVVLTMLSTASGVGKSLAAGRNEIAGAYVAQREYNESVLHTARPLLRLLVANTGGNSAWADLTARQIVELARTDPTVIAVTGLGQSRDTTKQAIKLLGEAGLPMVASTNSADALAETKLYFRVAPRNRRQAAVAAGYAKQALKARRAAVLVDPDDLYSANLAADFIASFTRTETGAPDPARSYERYEYHAARPAEVGRVMLDIVRTMCRAPTERRPDIIYYSGRSNEYPLLSEYLGGSDCRDWKGYTIMGGDDLTNLPTPPEATFPLRPKPLIYTTAAPPGSQLAARGPGRSAQFHAAFRQSFPRDEPNEHTVLAYDAVSVAIYAMGAAYQPYASQEVRRGDVLTELGKIDLKHPVHGASGTIKFNGGEPYDKAVFLLQLDESGAPRWIGTCGRIPSNPTDPDYCPPPE, via the coding sequence ATGAGCGGCAACTATCCAGCGACCGGGCGGGGTCAGGACCTGCTGGATCTGTTCGACGAGCTGTACCGGAAGACACCCCGGCCCGGCGCGCCGCCGCTGCCGATCGTGGTGCTGGTGGACGGGGTGAACGGACCGGCCGCTCTCGACCAGGTGCAGCAGTGGTGCCAGCGGGCCGAGCCGTACCGGCTGATCTGCGTGCGGATCGACCTCGCACCCGACGACACCCGCACCACCCGGGAGCTGCTCAAGACCCTGTACTCGAAGCTGGTCAACTATGGCAGCCACCCGCAGTTCGGGTCGCTGAAGTTCCCGCGGTACCAGCTCGGCGAGTGGATGACCGAGCTCACCCTGCTGAGCACGAACGCCGAGGAGCAACTCGCCGAGATCCGCCGGCTGCTGTGCCGACGCAAGGACGTCGAGGACGTGATCCGGCCGTTCAACGAGATCACCAGCGTGACGCACCTGGTCCTGAACCTGCTGCCCTGGGTGAACGAACGGCTGCTCCGGCTGGCGCTGGCGCGGCGCGGCCTGCTGCGCCGGTCGATCTGGACGCCGGCGATCGACTGGTACGAGGACCAGGAGCAGAAGGCCGGGCTGGCGAAGATCACACACATCGTCCGGTACGTGAACCAGCAGGCCCAGGAGGACCACCCCGCGGCGGTCGCCGAGGTGGACCGGCGCCTGATGCGGGCCTTCCTGGAGGACCTGCGCGCGGCCTACGACCCGGCGCGGGTCCGCCGCGCCACCTCGCGGACCACCAACTGCGTGGTGCTGCTGGGCGGCGTCGACCACGGCGCCGGGCGCGACCTGCTGCGGCTGCTCGCCGAGGAACGGCTCGCCTGCGCGGACGGCGGCGGCCTGCCCGACCCGCTGCTGGTCCTCGCGGTGAGCCGGCGCCCGCTGCCCGTCGAGGCGCCCGCGGCGTGGCTGCCCCGGCCGGCAAACGAGCACGCGGCGTCCTGGCTCGCGGCGTGGCGGGAGCGGTTCGACCGGGCCGAGGGCCGGGCCCGGGAGGTCGCGGCATACCTGAACATCGACGTGTCCGCAGGCCGCCCCTCGTACGCGCTCCGGCGCCGCACCGCGGCGCGGCGGATCCCGGTGCCCGCGCAGCTGCCGAAACGCTTCGGCGGGCGGCTGCCGGCCCGGCTGGCCGCGCGCCTGCCGAGCACCCGCACAAGGCCCGTGCGGCTTGCCCTGGACGAGCCGCTGCCGACCCTGGAGGAGGCGGTGGACGTGCGGCTGCAGGTGCCGCCCGCCCCGCCGGAGCAGACGCGCCGGCCCCGGGCGCGGGTCGCCGGGATGATGGCGTGCGTGCTGCTCGCCGGCTACCTGGTCGCGTACACGGGCGCCGCCTGGGAGGGCTGCCCGGACAAGCCGCGGATCACCGACCCGGCCGCCGTTGTCCGGGCGTGGCGAACCCCGCTGGGCATGTGGCGCGCCCCCAACGGCGAGTGCATCGGCGTGAGCGACGGCTCGGCCCCGTTCAGCGCGGCCACCGCGGACGTGGAGCGGCTGATCCACGAGCAGAACACCCGGGTGGTGAGCATCCCGCGGCAGGTCCAACCGCCGTACGTCACCGTGGTGGTGCTCACCATGCTGAGCACGGCGAGCGGTGTCGGGAAGAGCCTCGCCGCCGGCCGCAACGAGATCGCCGGCGCGTACGTGGCGCAGCGCGAGTACAACGAGAGCGTCCTGCACACCGCGCGCCCGCTGCTGCGGCTGCTGGTCGCGAACACCGGCGGCAACTCGGCGTGGGCGGATCTGACCGCGCGGCAGATCGTGGAGCTGGCCCGCACGGACCCCACCGTCATCGCGGTGACCGGGCTCGGCCAGAGCCGGGACACCACCAAGCAGGCGATCAAGCTGCTGGGCGAGGCCGGCCTGCCCATGGTCGCGTCGACGAACTCCGCGGACGCGCTGGCCGAGACGAAGCTGTACTTCCGGGTCGCGCCGCGCAACCGGCGGCAGGCCGCGGTCGCCGCCGGGTACGCCAAGCAGGCGCTGAAGGCCCGGCGGGCGGCGGTGCTGGTCGACCCGGACGATCTGTACAGCGCCAACCTGGCCGCGGACTTCATCGCGTCCTTCACCCGTACCGAAACCGGGGCACCGGACCCGGCGCGCTCGTACGAGCGGTACGAGTACCACGCGGCGCGGCCGGCCGAGGTGGGCCGGGTGATGCTCGACATCGTGCGGACCATGTGCCGGGCTCCCACGGAGCGCCGGCCCGACATCATCTACTACTCGGGCCGGTCCAACGAGTACCCGCTGCTGTCGGAGTACCTGGGCGGGTCCGACTGCCGCGACTGGAAGGGCTACACGATCATGGGCGGGGACGACCTGACCAACCTGCCGACGCCGCCCGAGGCCACCTTCCCGCTGCGGCCCAAGCCGCTCATCTACACCACGGCGGCGCCGCCCGGGTCCCAGCTCGCGGCCCGGGGCCCGGGCCGGAGCGCGCAGTTCCACGCCGCCTTCCGCCAGTCGTTCCCCCGGGACGAGCCGAACGAGCACACGGTGCTCGCGTACGACGCGGTGTCCGTGGCCATTTACGCGATGGGCGCGGCCTACCAGCCGTACGCGTCCCAGGAGGTGCGGCGCGGGGACGTGCTCACCGAGCTGGGCAAGATCGACCTGAAGCACCCGGTCCATGGGGCGAGCGGCACCATCAAGTTCAACGGCGGCGAGCCGTACGACAAGGCGGTTTTCCTGCTCCAGCTCGACGAATCCGGCGCCCCGCGCTGGATCGGCACTTGCGGGCGGATCCCGTCCAACCCGACAGATCCCGACTACTGCCCACCGCCGGAGTGA
- a CDS encoding DUF6542 domain-containing protein, with translation MAERRAASGGEEYEGLNWAGAALLFFVITGLAALADAAITGQLKWIFYASFLVCCVYVALHLRHEDLLAGINIPPIAFVLIAFISLQFSDHGQDSWLTRQVLGMSNFLALNAPVLLFGYAVAALIVLLRWRRRRTRPARESRTRVAAAPRTPERRARARR, from the coding sequence GTGGCTGAACGACGAGCGGCTTCGGGCGGCGAGGAGTACGAGGGCCTCAACTGGGCCGGGGCGGCGCTGCTGTTCTTCGTGATCACCGGACTCGCCGCGCTCGCTGACGCGGCCATCACCGGGCAACTCAAGTGGATCTTCTATGCGTCGTTTCTCGTGTGCTGCGTGTATGTGGCGCTGCACCTCAGGCACGAGGACCTGCTGGCCGGGATCAACATCCCCCCGATCGCGTTCGTGCTCATCGCCTTCATCTCGCTCCAGTTCTCCGACCACGGGCAGGACTCCTGGCTGACCCGGCAGGTGCTGGGCATGTCCAACTTCCTCGCGCTGAACGCGCCCGTGCTGCTGTTCGGGTACGCGGTCGCCGCCCTGATCGTCCTGCTCCGTTGGCGGCGGCGACGGACACGCCCCGCGCGGGAGTCCCGGACGCGGGTGGCAGCGGCACCCCGCACCCCGGAGCGCCGGGCGCGCGCCCGGCGCTGA
- the rmuC gene encoding DNA recombination protein RmuC codes for MDLTGVVLLLIGLAVGALIGALWARSRQAERIAELEAERRTALDRVSFVERAEEQLAERFRTLSAEALARSNAQFLELADTRLKAAELPIKDTLDRLDSRLREIEQARGAAQAALERQIDLVRTTSEQLRRETAALVTALRKPEVRGRWGEMQLRRVVEVAGLVERCDFDTQVPLPGADGTQRPDMVVHLAGGKRVIVDAKVPLAAFLEAAEAADETVRAERLAAHARQLRNHVDLLADKGYWQRLPESPEFVVLFVPGEAFLAQALDHDPALLEYAAARRIVIATPTTLIALLRTVAYAWTQDSLARSAREVFELGRELYERLRVLGRHMDRLGQALGSAVTAYNGTVGSLESRVLVSARRFRDLKVVEAELEPPRQVEDAPRALSAPELAGEDTYATSVPLTPRDGQTPDPGCPTSQVRPSVGDRG; via the coding sequence ATGGACCTGACCGGGGTTGTCCTGCTGCTGATCGGACTCGCCGTGGGCGCGCTGATCGGCGCGTTGTGGGCGCGGAGCCGGCAGGCGGAGCGGATCGCAGAGCTGGAGGCCGAGCGACGCACCGCGCTCGACCGGGTGAGCTTCGTCGAGCGGGCGGAGGAGCAGCTGGCCGAGCGGTTCCGGACGCTGTCGGCCGAGGCGCTGGCCCGCAGCAACGCGCAGTTCCTCGAGCTGGCCGACACCCGGCTCAAGGCGGCCGAGCTGCCCATCAAGGACACGTTGGACCGGCTGGACAGCCGGCTGCGCGAGATCGAGCAGGCGCGCGGCGCCGCCCAGGCCGCCCTGGAACGGCAGATCGACCTGGTGCGCACCACCTCCGAGCAGCTACGCAGGGAGACCGCCGCGCTGGTCACCGCGTTGCGCAAGCCTGAGGTACGCGGCCGGTGGGGTGAGATGCAGCTGCGCCGCGTCGTCGAGGTGGCGGGGCTGGTCGAGCGGTGCGACTTCGACACCCAGGTGCCGCTGCCCGGCGCGGACGGGACGCAGCGGCCGGACATGGTCGTCCACCTGGCCGGCGGCAAGCGTGTGATCGTGGACGCCAAGGTGCCGCTCGCGGCGTTCCTCGAGGCGGCCGAGGCGGCCGACGAGACGGTGCGGGCCGAGCGGCTGGCGGCGCACGCCCGACAGCTGCGCAACCACGTCGACCTGCTGGCCGACAAGGGGTACTGGCAGCGGCTTCCGGAAAGCCCTGAGTTCGTGGTGCTGTTCGTGCCCGGCGAGGCGTTCCTCGCCCAGGCGCTGGACCACGACCCGGCGCTGCTGGAGTACGCCGCCGCGCGCCGGATCGTGATCGCGACTCCCACCACGCTGATCGCGCTGCTGCGCACGGTCGCGTACGCCTGGACGCAGGACTCCCTGGCCCGCAGCGCCCGTGAGGTCTTCGAACTGGGCCGCGAGTTGTACGAGCGCCTGCGCGTCCTGGGCAGGCACATGGACAGGCTGGGCCAGGCCCTGGGCAGCGCCGTGACCGCGTACAACGGGACGGTCGGCTCGCTGGAGTCGCGCGTCCTGGTGAGCGCGCGCCGGTTCCGGGACCTGAAGGTGGTCGAGGCGGAGCTGGAGCCGCCCCGGCAGGTCGAGGATGCGCCACGGGCGCTCTCCGCGCCGGAACTGGCGGGTGAGGACACGTACGCCACGTCGGTGCCGCTGACGCCTCGCGATGGGCAAACACCCGACCCGGGGTGCCCGACCAGCCAGGTGCGCCCTAGCGTAGGGGACCGTGGCTGA
- a CDS encoding 4a-hydroxytetrahydrobiopterin dehydratase, with amino-acid sequence MPRLLTSAEIARQLAELDGWAGDTKALQRTVEAADFPTAIRIVDRVAEVAEEMNHHPDIDIRWRTLHFTLVTHSAGGVTQYDVELARRIDEIVREHPLA; translated from the coding sequence ATGCCTCGTTTGCTCACCTCAGCGGAGATCGCCCGCCAGCTCGCCGAGCTCGACGGCTGGGCCGGGGACACCAAGGCGTTGCAGCGTACGGTGGAGGCGGCCGACTTCCCCACCGCCATCCGGATCGTGGATCGCGTGGCCGAGGTCGCCGAGGAGATGAACCACCACCCGGACATCGACATCCGGTGGCGCACCCTCCACTTCACGCTCGTCACTCACTCCGCGGGCGGCGTCACCCAGTACGACGTCGAGCTCGCCCGCCGGATCGACGAGATCGTCCGCGAGCACCCGCTGGCCTGA
- a CDS encoding AAA family ATPase, whose protein sequence is MNRPDPLSMARDLLDFPALGFNPAPGSVDSVHEAVASLDRISQRIQEIGPRLDAEASWTGSAAEAYHAAAEQMQRRLAMRLEAVETARQALRQWAGELATNQEEARRYEREAEEAQHALAAARDHPIFAGAAAVVAPDRAAELREELARTEQAVADAEARLRGVIDQAQRLRDRHEQHAASVARAIRGTESLLEVPFGKEGAMDTLIATVTGWFGRGGGEGDDVPDPSSWPKPDAGSGPWGAEDPTWRDYLTKAKWEAAATAAEAMGRTNAAHHMRHYLGNSGETLYVDPGRILRDCPDFRTAVENELAAHDAEWRRRALEEFRKNGGKPVRIPVETDWQVYRVSQQESQDWELALGAFSHKTTGVVEVKPSPTGGEPEITMRYQVNVYDAYNWNKGWGTDIPQAGGNVSDDELGRLHQVGLAREFEIKGESETMTRPVGDGSTKSPIEPPTDKRDGGRTDPTR, encoded by the coding sequence GTGAACCGGCCTGACCCGCTGTCGATGGCCCGCGACCTGCTGGATTTCCCCGCACTGGGCTTCAATCCGGCACCCGGTTCGGTTGACTCCGTCCACGAGGCGGTGGCGTCGCTCGACCGGATATCGCAGCGGATCCAAGAGATCGGGCCCCGGTTGGACGCCGAGGCCTCCTGGACGGGCTCGGCCGCCGAGGCGTACCACGCCGCGGCCGAACAGATGCAGCGTCGGCTGGCCATGCGTCTGGAAGCGGTGGAGACCGCACGGCAGGCGCTGCGGCAATGGGCCGGGGAACTGGCCACGAACCAGGAAGAAGCACGGCGGTACGAGCGCGAGGCCGAGGAGGCCCAGCATGCGCTGGCCGCGGCGCGCGACCATCCGATCTTCGCAGGCGCGGCGGCGGTGGTCGCTCCGGACCGGGCCGCTGAGTTACGGGAGGAGTTGGCCCGCACCGAGCAGGCGGTGGCGGATGCTGAGGCGCGGCTGCGGGGCGTCATTGACCAGGCCCAGCGGCTTCGGGACCGCCATGAGCAGCATGCCGCGTCGGTCGCCCGTGCCATCCGCGGTACCGAGTCGCTGTTGGAAGTGCCCTTCGGCAAGGAGGGCGCGATGGACACGTTGATCGCGACGGTGACCGGCTGGTTCGGGCGCGGGGGCGGCGAGGGCGACGACGTCCCGGACCCGTCGTCCTGGCCGAAGCCGGATGCCGGATCGGGGCCGTGGGGTGCGGAGGACCCCACCTGGCGGGACTACCTGACCAAGGCGAAATGGGAGGCGGCGGCGACAGCGGCCGAGGCGATGGGCCGTACCAACGCCGCCCACCATATGCGCCACTACCTGGGCAACAGCGGGGAGACGCTGTACGTTGACCCAGGGCGTATCCTGCGTGATTGTCCGGACTTCCGCACCGCCGTGGAGAACGAGCTGGCGGCTCACGACGCCGAGTGGCGACGGCGGGCGTTGGAAGAGTTCCGTAAGAACGGCGGCAAGCCGGTACGGATCCCCGTCGAGACCGACTGGCAGGTGTACCGGGTCAGCCAGCAGGAGAGCCAGGACTGGGAACTTGCTCTCGGCGCCTTCTCTCACAAGACGACCGGAGTCGTCGAGGTCAAGCCCTCCCCGACCGGCGGTGAGCCGGAGATCACCATGCGGTACCAGGTCAACGTGTACGACGCGTACAACTGGAACAAGGGGTGGGGCACGGACATACCGCAGGCCGGTGGCAACGTCAGCGACGACGAGCTGGGCCGCCTGCACCAGGTGGGTCTCGCCCGGGAGTTCGAGATCAAAGGCGAGTCGGAAACGATGACCAGGCCGGTGGGCGATGGCTCGACCAAATCGCCGATCGAACCTCCTACCGACAAGCGCGACGGAGGCAGGACGGACCCCACCCGATGA
- the ychF gene encoding redox-regulated ATPase YchF — MGLQIGIVGLPNVGKSTLFNALTKNDVLAANYPFATIEPNVGVVGVPDPRLDKLAEMFGSARVVPATVEFVDIAGLVRGASEGHGRGNAFLANIREADAICQVIRVFKDPNVIHVDGEVSPKDDIETINTELILADLQTIDKVLPRLQKEARLNKDKVEQLHAVERAREVLDSGQTVFAAQLDPAPLRDLHLLTAKPFLYVFNMDEDELTDDTLKAELSALVAPAEAIFLNAKIESELVELPEEDALELLRSMGQDEPGLHQLARVGFETLGLQTFLTAGPKEARAWTIRKGATAPEAAGVIHSDFQRGFIKAEVVSYDDLIEAGSMAEARARGKVRMEGKDYVMQDGDVVEFRFNV, encoded by the coding sequence TTGGGTCTTCAGATCGGCATCGTCGGCCTGCCCAACGTCGGCAAGTCGACCCTGTTCAACGCGCTGACCAAGAACGACGTGCTGGCCGCGAACTACCCGTTCGCGACCATCGAGCCCAACGTGGGCGTGGTCGGTGTGCCCGACCCGCGCCTGGACAAGCTCGCCGAGATGTTCGGCTCGGCGCGCGTGGTGCCGGCCACGGTCGAGTTCGTCGACATCGCCGGCCTGGTCCGCGGCGCGTCCGAGGGTCACGGCCGGGGGAACGCGTTCCTCGCCAACATCCGTGAGGCCGACGCGATCTGCCAGGTGATCCGGGTCTTCAAGGACCCGAACGTGATCCACGTCGACGGCGAGGTCTCGCCCAAGGACGACATCGAGACGATCAATACCGAGCTGATCCTCGCCGACCTGCAGACCATCGACAAGGTCCTGCCGCGCCTGCAGAAGGAGGCCAGGCTCAACAAGGACAAGGTCGAGCAGCTCCACGCCGTGGAACGGGCCCGCGAGGTGCTCGACTCCGGCCAGACGGTCTTCGCCGCCCAGCTCGACCCCGCGCCACTGCGTGACCTGCACCTGCTCACGGCCAAGCCGTTCCTGTACGTCTTCAACATGGACGAGGACGAGCTCACCGACGACACACTCAAGGCCGAGCTGTCCGCGCTCGTCGCTCCGGCCGAGGCGATCTTCCTCAACGCGAAGATCGAGTCCGAGCTGGTCGAGCTCCCCGAGGAGGACGCGCTGGAGCTGCTGCGGTCCATGGGCCAGGACGAGCCCGGCCTGCACCAGCTGGCCCGCGTCGGGTTCGAGACCCTCGGCCTGCAGACGTTCCTGACCGCGGGTCCCAAGGAGGCACGCGCCTGGACCATCCGCAAGGGCGCGACCGCCCCGGAGGCCGCCGGCGTGATCCACAGCGACTTCCAGCGCGGCTTCATCAAGGCCGAGGTCGTGTCGTACGACGACCTCATCGAAGCCGGCTCGATGGCCGAGGCCCGCGCTCGCGGCAAGGTCCGCATGGAGGGCAAGGACTACGTCATGCAGGACGGCGACGTGGTCGAGTTCCGGTTCAACGTGTAG
- a CDS encoding SpoIIE family protein phosphatase has translation MVTHLSQPAALLGRVPIALMLTDHEGRISHWGAAAERMFGYRAEEVLGRRGPELFPPELRAEVAALRERLFAGEYVHAVFPMRCRDGGWRLTDIRAFPIRGPAGRPGIAALFSDAEDLEEVETELAFTQGLLREAPFGLVLLDEELRYVHLNQALADINRVPLEDHLGRRVWDIMQTEASAEYERAIRSVLQTGEPIQELLLSGRTPGHRHQDRVWSANFFRMNAADGTVLGVGGFILDVTEQRAARLEASAARQRLELIDEASARIGSTLDITRTAAEVTEVMVPAFADCAVVEVLDRFFEETPSAGDPRSRRLAGHTSLPTAAAQQLVGTELAAVFTHPPYSAVYDAVRSGRPALHLEVEERLPAQNDRHARLVRDAGLRSVIFAPLIARGQVLGVAFFGRDGHREPFTPEDVKLAEEVANRAAVCLDNARLYSRERETALRLQRSLLPQEIPPLTGLEITYRYLPGSEGAEVGGDWFDVIPLSGDRVALVAGDVMGHGVRAAATMGQLRMAVRTLATLDMLPDDVLSRLDDVVQNLSEIPYATCIYAVYDPVARRCCVANAGHPPPVLRYPDGGAAPVDLPRGVPLGVGGVSYQATEIELPEGATLVLYTDGLIEQRGQDIEAGIERLCRVLDARGGALEQVADDVISALHRGNVDDDVAMLIARVIALPSDRVRTWQFLPETTAPGRARRLIRETLCFWDLSQLTDTAQLLATELVTNALWYAYGPIELRLIYDRALLCEVVDGDTRSPRQRQADSDDEDGRGLELVSKLAHRWGSRPLANGKVVWFELALPG, from the coding sequence ATGGTCACCCACTTGTCGCAGCCGGCTGCCCTGCTGGGCCGCGTTCCCATCGCCCTGATGCTGACCGACCACGAGGGCCGGATCAGCCACTGGGGAGCCGCTGCCGAGCGCATGTTCGGCTACCGGGCGGAGGAGGTCCTCGGGCGGCGGGGACCTGAGCTGTTCCCGCCGGAGTTGCGGGCCGAAGTGGCCGCGCTGCGTGAGCGGTTGTTCGCGGGCGAGTACGTGCACGCCGTGTTCCCGATGCGCTGCCGTGACGGCGGCTGGCGGCTGACCGACATCCGGGCGTTCCCGATCCGCGGTCCTGCCGGGCGACCGGGCATCGCCGCGCTGTTCAGCGACGCCGAGGACCTCGAGGAGGTCGAGACCGAGCTGGCCTTCACCCAGGGACTGCTGCGGGAGGCGCCGTTCGGGCTGGTCCTGCTGGACGAGGAACTGCGATACGTCCACCTCAACCAGGCGTTGGCCGACATCAACCGGGTGCCGCTGGAGGACCATCTCGGGCGCCGGGTCTGGGACATCATGCAGACCGAGGCCAGCGCCGAGTACGAGCGGGCGATCCGGTCCGTGCTCCAGACCGGCGAGCCGATCCAGGAGCTGCTGTTGAGCGGCCGGACCCCCGGCCACCGCCACCAGGACCGGGTGTGGTCGGCGAACTTCTTCCGGATGAACGCGGCTGACGGCACGGTGCTCGGCGTCGGCGGCTTCATCCTGGACGTCACCGAGCAGCGGGCCGCCCGGCTCGAGGCCTCCGCCGCGCGCCAGCGGCTGGAGCTGATCGACGAGGCCAGCGCGCGGATCGGCAGCACGCTCGACATCACGCGGACCGCGGCCGAGGTCACCGAGGTCATGGTCCCCGCCTTCGCCGACTGCGCGGTCGTCGAGGTGCTCGACCGGTTCTTCGAGGAGACCCCGTCGGCCGGGGACCCGCGCTCCCGTCGCCTCGCCGGCCACACCTCCCTGCCCACGGCGGCGGCGCAGCAGCTGGTCGGCACCGAGCTGGCGGCCGTGTTCACGCATCCGCCGTACTCAGCGGTGTACGACGCGGTCCGGAGCGGCCGGCCGGCCCTGCATCTGGAGGTCGAGGAACGGCTCCCGGCCCAAAACGACCGGCACGCGCGACTGGTGCGGGACGCCGGGCTGAGGTCGGTCATCTTCGCCCCGCTGATCGCGCGCGGCCAGGTGCTCGGGGTCGCCTTCTTCGGACGCGACGGGCACCGGGAGCCCTTCACGCCCGAGGACGTGAAGCTGGCCGAGGAGGTCGCCAACCGGGCCGCGGTCTGCTTGGACAACGCGCGCCTGTACAGCCGCGAGCGCGAGACCGCGCTGCGGCTCCAGCGCAGCCTGCTGCCGCAGGAGATCCCGCCCCTGACCGGCCTGGAGATCACGTACCGGTACCTGCCCGGCAGCGAGGGCGCCGAGGTGGGCGGCGACTGGTTCGACGTGATCCCGCTTTCCGGCGACAGGGTCGCGCTGGTGGCCGGCGACGTCATGGGCCACGGCGTCCGGGCCGCCGCCACCATGGGGCAGCTCCGCATGGCGGTACGTACCCTGGCCACGCTGGACATGCTGCCCGACGACGTGCTGAGCCGGCTGGACGACGTCGTCCAGAACCTGAGCGAGATCCCGTACGCGACCTGTATCTACGCCGTGTACGACCCGGTGGCCCGGCGCTGCTGTGTCGCCAACGCCGGCCACCCGCCACCCGTGCTGCGCTATCCGGACGGCGGCGCGGCCCCCGTCGACCTGCCACGCGGGGTCCCCCTCGGCGTGGGCGGGGTCTCGTACCAGGCCACCGAGATCGAGTTGCCCGAGGGCGCCACGCTCGTGCTGTACACCGACGGGCTCATCGAGCAACGGGGGCAGGACATCGAGGCCGGCATCGAGCGGTTGTGCCGGGTCCTCGACGCCCGCGGCGGCGCGCTCGAGCAGGTGGCCGACGACGTGATCTCCGCGCTCCACCGGGGGAACGTGGATGACGACGTCGCCATGCTGATCGCCCGCGTGATCGCGCTCCCCTCAGACCGGGTCCGGACCTGGCAGTTCCTGCCGGAGACCACGGCCCCCGGTCGCGCCCGTCGCCTGATCCGCGAGACGTTGTGTTTCTGGGACTTGTCCCAGCTCACGGACACCGCCCAACTGCTGGCCACCGAGCTGGTGACCAACGCGCTGTGGTACGCGTACGGGCCGATCGAGCTGCGCCTGATCTACGACCGGGCGCTGCTGTGCGAGGTCGTCGACGGCGACACGCGGTCGCCCCGGCAGCGCCAGGCGGACAGCGACGACGAGGACGGCCGCGGCCTGGAGCTGGTGAGCAAGCTGGCCCACCGCTGGGGCTCGCGCCCGCTCGCCAACGGCAAGGTCGTCTGGTTCGAACTCGCGCTGCCCGGCTGA